The following coding sequences lie in one Monomorium pharaonis isolate MP-MQ-018 chromosome 1, ASM1337386v2, whole genome shotgun sequence genomic window:
- the LOC118646882 gene encoding uncharacterized protein LOC118646882 — MGSSELEPKIELLKVQWRMPHVLLNEINKLSMLRALESGRYLSMAFRSWDLYEYPLLQSTTKHSWAIKTATQLEKPRYVVFALQAGRKNNMSENMSRFDHCKLINAKLYLNSECYPYDDLNRDFDKNKWSILYDTYAHFCKNYYGYDYLEPNQSVTMFRHNGPFVIIDCSRQNESIKSATVDVRLEFECRENVPANTTAYCLIIHDRVIQYNPLTNVVRKIT; from the coding sequence ATGGGAAGTTCAGAATTGGAGCCAAAGATTGAATTACTCAAAGTTCAGTGGCGAATGCCGCATGTGTTACTGAACGAGATAAATAAACTGTCGATGCTGCGTGCGCTAGAAAGCGGGCGATACCTCAGCATGGCATTTCGTTCTTGGGATCTATATGAGTATCCTTTATTGCAAAGCACAACCAAACATTCGTGGGCCATCAAGACCGCTACTCAGCTCGAGAAGCCTCGATACGTCGTTTTCGCTCTGCAGGCTGGTCGGAAGAATAACATGTCTGAAAACATGAGTCGATTCGATCATTGCAAATTAATCAACGCAAAACTCTATTTAAACTCGGAATGTTATCCGTACGATGATTTGAATCgagattttgataaaaataaatggtcGATTCTGTACGATACGTACGCacatttctgtaaaaactatTACGGATATGATTATCTCGAGCCGAATCAATCCGTCACCATGTTTCGACATAATGGTCCATTCGTGATTATCGATTGCTCTCGACAAAACGAATCGATCAAGAGCGCAACCGTGGACGTACGCTTAGAATTTGAATGCAGAGAAAACGTGCCCGCGAACACTACCGCGTACTGTCTCATTATACACGATCGTGTGATTCAGTACAATCCGTTGACCAACGTTGTGCGCAAAATTACCTAA